The following nucleotide sequence is from Raphanus sativus cultivar WK10039 unplaced genomic scaffold, ASM80110v3 Scaffold2357, whole genome shotgun sequence.
AAGATAATTACATAGTGTGAACTACAGTTTTAAATTTAACGatgcttttaattttaatgggCTAATTTGATGGTTTGTTTTTGACGTCGAAAAGTGTGTTATTGAGAGGCTGACGTGTCTAAAAACGCCCCATGCTTACTGATGACGTGGCGCCCGAAGGAGGTGCCAGAGAAagtctactttatatatatagattcatGTAAACACCTAATTAACCAAAAAACACggatatatatatcttaattaGTCCACTTAGTGATTGAAACAAAGAAAAGGCGATAAGATTTTCACAGTTTCTATTTTTGGACAAATGATTACGTGGTCTATCAATGGTTtgatgaaataaataaatgagtGAATCGTAAAGTGGCCCTATGATCATGCAAAGAGGCACGAAAAGACGAAACAATGCATTTTGCAAAGTCAAATCATCGTGCGCTCGACCCCATTCCCCTCGCCTTTGTCATTGATCCCTaccttttctatttttctacttttgtttttgattttattttattaataaattttcttaagTAATTGTATGCGTCACCGTAACCTTTTTGTTCCTggttaaactattttaaaagcATTATTATTGCGGAATCCCCAAATGGGGGttcttattttttactttttcttatttttattaaaaaaaaaccaaaccaatcaCGGATCGTTTTATGTTAATATGATCCACAAACAGTACAAGAACTCAACCTAATCCCTTTTATTTGACAATTTTTCCTCTAAGTTTTGACAATTTTGTGGTCACCCTCTTAAGAGACCCTAAAACACTGCCATAATGTTGTTCCTAAGTTAAATGTTAAGTGATTGCTGTTTGTTTGTTGCCACTAAATCCCTTGTTGAAGAGGCCATCTTACTTTTATGAAAATACCTGTTCTCTAATGGGTTTGAAACATTCCATTTCCACCATTTTGTCCAGGTTGAGTCCTGGAATTTTAAGGTAAACTATTTTTTACAAAGactaaataaaaaagattcCTTATTAATTTTAACTGTGAGAGTGCGCAGCtaaaaacaaaacttgaaaAGCTAAAGCAAAAACCATTGCTTGTCTGAAATTCTAATGATGGAAACCTCGTTTGTTAAATCTCCTTTTTGTATTTCGGATGATAGAATAAATGTTTATCACCAAAAAGTTAAAAGCACGTTTGTGCAATACATTGGGAGCGCTTTTCTTTGTTGTGGCCTGGATGCGTGGTACGGATTTTATAAGCTTTTAATATAACATCTAATCTCCACTcttatctttatttttctttattatataaataaatatcatgtacatataaatttgatttacctttataatatagtttctctatcttttaaaataatataaaaagctAGTCTTTTCTTTAAACACACAAGataaaatcaataattaatatttttttaaaaaaataaaggaattttagaaaatgatttttgcAACATAATTGGTATTATTTTAGAGGAGAACATAAACTGAATATGATGTAACGTAAGAGAAATAAAGTTTACCAGTTTTGTTCTGAGCAAAAATAATTTACCTGTTATCTAGAAGAAAATAGTgtgattttttgaaaaaattgaagCGAAGTAGTGAGGATCAAAAGTCAGGTGATAGGCTGATAGCCAAGCCACTACACTATTGATATTGTTAAGTTGGGCTCTAATTCTACTTATAGGCCTAAGATACAGAATTGTTGCAACGAATGGGAAGAGCCGTGGGATTAATTGAGCCTGCTAATAAATACGCTACATATTCGTTCACTTTTACAAGGTGATGTGAACCAGTTAGATAATGCAGTCATCCCAAAAGGTTATTGGGAACAATCGTTTCTTTGACCAGCGATTTGAATATtctctataatatatataatatatatatatctgtgaAATAGTATTATGTTCAATCACTTCCTTTCAATAGTCTAAAGTCTCCAAGTTATTGAACAAAACCCACACACTAGAAAATGAGTGGAAAGAGCGGCAGCAGCAGCGGTGGAGGAAAGAACGGTGGCAGTGGAGGAGGAAAGAGCAGTGGtggcggtggaggaggaggaggttatATATGGTAGCACCAGGTTCAAAAAGGTGGAGCTTACATCTCAAGAGGTGGATTTGAGAGTAACCCTCAAGCGTACTTCAGTAACTTGCATGGTAGTGGTAGTGGACAGAACAAGAAGTGAAATTGTGTGTGCTGCTCCTCCTACTAGTACAAGCATGAATTATCGTCTTGtctaattaaataatatgtaaTGAAGTTTGAATAAGTACtgaataaaatgattttaatctCTTATAATTTGTGTTATGGAATGTGTAATACGGTTCTTGAATTAATAATggatccaaaaatataaaccgaaaaatcaatttttagagaaatttgttctttttagttttatgttgttgttgtgttttttttatataagaatatactaataatataccAATAGATAAATTATGCAATATATTTCACAAATTTACAAGTCAGCAAGAGAGAGCCAACCGTTTGAGATAAGCTGCATTGGatcagaagatgaagaagtagGCGTTCCCCACGAGACGTGATCACACGTGGCAGGAAAAAACATAATCTTCGagattttcttcctttttccatttcccggaaaaaaaaaaaaatcaattttcttgttgagttgagacgaaggaagaagagagataaCGATTTGGGTGTTTTTCTCTCACTACTAAGCTAAACCCACCACCAACCTTTTTTGTGGATTCTAGTGGAGAGAAAGAAGCTTTgaatctttctctttttttttttgaaaaaaaaaagaaggaataGAATCTAGAGTATCGGATATGTCGAGCTCAGTATCCACTTCGTTGTGCTGTTCGTCAGCCCAGGTCAATGGGTTCGGTCTTAGGCCTCAAAGGTCCCTCCTTTACCAACccatttccttttctttctccaGGTAACAACTCTTATCTTTTCTTCAAAGCCTTGAGTTTTTGATGATTGCAATGGATTCggttatttaaaatgaattgtctTTCATGTGTTTGTGGATATgactgagagagagagtaaacaaTATGAGCTTCTGATTTGCTATTTGTCACTtgaaaaaagaatcaaaacttTCTTTTGCATTATTATTATGTGAACTCTTTGGGCAGAAGGAGAACTCATGATGGTGTTGTGAAGGCCACTGCTCGTGTTGATAAATATTCCAAGAGTGATATCATCGTCTCTCCCTCCATTCTCTCTGCTAATTTCGCCAAAATTAGGCGAGCAGgttcttctctcctctctctctctctctctctctctctctctctctctctctctctctctctctctctctctctctctctctctctctctttcctttccATGCTTTCCTGTTTCACTTGacttcttgtttgttttttcttttttcttttgcaggtaAAAGCAGTAGAGTGTGCAGGTTGTGATTGGATCCATGTTGATGTGATGGATGGTCGTTTTGTTCCCAACATCACTATTGGACCTCTTGTGGTTGATGCTTTGCGTCCTGTTACTGATCTTCCTCTGGATGTTCATCTTGTAAACCTCGCTCCTTTCtattctatctctctctctctctatatatagatATGGTTTCTTGATGTCACTTTTCAATTTCTCTCTAACACAGATGATAGTGGAACCAGATCTGAGGGTACCAGATTTCATCAAAGCAGGTGCAGACATCGTCAGTGTACACTGTGAGCAGTCATCCACCATCCATTTGCACCGCACTGTCAATCAAGTACTCTTATTTTCTACCTTCCACGGTTTTGAGTTATTGCTTCTGGTGGAATACTATTTTATCACTATTAATCTTACCTTGTGGTGCTGGTTAGATTAAAAGCTTAGGTGCCAAAGCTGGAGTTGTTCTAAACCCTGGAACCCCATTGAGTGCTATAGAATATGTATTGGAGGgtgagtttctttttttctctactCTTCTAACAACACTGCATTTTCTTCAGCGAGGGATGGTAGGATTATAACTCAGTGGGAGTGTAATTTGTTTCTGGAATCAGTGGTGGATCTGGTCTTGATAATGTCGGTCAACCCCGGGTTTGGTGGACAGAGCTTTATCGAAAGCCAAGTTAAGAAAATCTCGGATTTGAGAAGAATGTGTGTCGAAAAGGTAATCTTTGTAGCTGGTTACTTCTTCTGCCTGAGTAATAAGGTTACTGTCATGATCCTCTTCTAACAAAACTTTGTCTTGTGTGTTTTAGGGAGTAAACCCATGGATTGAAGTTGATGGTGGTGTCACTCCAAAGAATGCATACAAGGTGAAGCCTCGAAAACTCTTCTACTCATCTTTAACTGTAGATACTCCTGTTTCCCTGGAGATTTATGAATCTTTTTGTGAGTTGAAATAGGTTATTGAGGCTGGAGCAAATGCTCTAGTAGCTGGATCAGCTGTATTTGGAGCTAAAGACTATGAAGAAGGTATAGAGACACTTTGgacatttatatatactttcccAGTTTATGGGACACTTATCTCAAGTTCTGTTTGcttatttctaaaaaatctGCAGCTATAAAAGGAATCAAGACCAGCAAGAAGCCAGAAGCTGTGGCTGTGTAATGTGAAGCAACAAGCTAAAAAGATCATAAGACAGATCACCGAGATgtttatgttgttgttgttgtcattCACCAGATTGCATTCGACATAAAAAAGTCCATAAGAATCAAACTCTCAATAGTTTTGAAGTAGCTCGTTTATACTCCTGTGTATCATCATTGTCTTGTAGATTTGGGGATATGCAGATTCAATACATTATGCAATTAATAAGAAATAAGCTGTGTTACATATGTACTTTTTTGACTTTGGGGAAAAGAAAGCATGTTTGATTTGTCTTGTCCAAAACCTCATGTATCCAAGACACATGAACTCTCTTTATAGAGTGATAATCATCTGCTTACTCTTTGTAAAATCATATCCTTATTTACAACTGAGCCTGAGACTCGacccaaaaaaaattgcaaagCTCGGAAGAAGTTTACTTATTTAGTTCGTAAAGACCAAACACAGAACTGGTGTTCCTACAGTAAAGATATGGAACACTGATCTCTTTTTATGTTTCCAACCTTGTGTCCATCCGAACAAAAATAGACGCTTTTAAGTTATGGAACACATGGTCTTTTCCATGGGGTGATCGTTATACATGTTAAAACAGAacacatgaaaaataaaattcaagaaaattgcTGGAAGGAGAAGAAAAGGTTTATACATAACTCACTGAACATGATCAAAGCACATTTATGTTTATCAACGAACTAAACATAGTGATTTTCAATGCTCTGCCAAAGCTGAGCACATTATCTCCTTTGCAAATGAAGTACACATATCCAGTGTTTTGGCTGTAGCAGAGCATCATTCTCGATATAAAACCAAACACGGTTTTCAGTTCTCTCCCATGTTTATCAAGTTCCAAGAGCATCATCCTGAGGAGATGAGTCCCgattctcctcttcctcttcatcctcCTCATCCTCGTCATCATAGTCAGCAGAGTCAGGCTCAGGCTGCCCGTTCAAGTCAACATTCACGCCGTTCATTTTCCTAACAAACTGACCCTTAACACGTGGTCTCCTCTCAGCAAGCCGCTTCCTATTCACATACCTAATCTTCTTGTCAAAACACCTTTGGTTTCTTTTGCGTCTAAATTTAAGCAACGCTTCCTCTCTTCTGTCAAGTTTAGTCACTCTCACCTCGTTAGGAGACGGGTGGTTTCCTATCTGTGTCTGTGGCcaagaatgatgatgatgatgatggaccATAGGCATCTGACCATTCTGTAAAGGCACCTGACCATTCTGTGACATCTGACTGTGCTGTAACGACGTGTTCATGGGATGGTGGTGGTAATAAGGAAACCCTGTCATTCCATTCAGATGATTAGGTGGGCAATGAGGATGTTGATGACCATACTGAGGCATCATGCCTGCTGATTGCATCATAACTTGGTTCATGACCCCATGCATATAGTAAGGATACGCATTTTGTGCAGCGAATCTCGAAGCGTCAATTTGAGATGATGAATCCTTAGCAGCGACCCGGGTATCATCTATAGCTCCTTGGTAACAACTCCTACTAGTACTATGAAGTTCCATTGGTGGTGGAAGCGTGCGTGACCGCTCAAGGGAATTTGGAACTTCTTGGTAACTCTTACTACTGTGAAGTTCCACTGGTGTTGGAAGCGTGCGTGACCGCTCAAGCGTGCCATTCACTGAGTTCTCTCCTTGAGCAGTGAGCTCTTTACCTCCTCTTGTTTGTTTGGTGTTGTTCTTGGTCACCTCACTTGCCACCACTTGAAGCTTCTCAGCCATACCTGGATGAACTGAGCCATTTCCATTGACAGTAGACTTGACATATGTGAAGAAAGCAGAGGACTCTCCAATCTTCAACCTACTTTTCTTTGGCACTGAAGAAAATTGCGCTGCAAAAGAACCGTAGCTATATTAGAAGCTAGACTCGCTATTAGAAAGTGCTACATCAAAGCAATGCAATCACCTGGATTAGTGCTTCTTTTCGTAGGCTCATGGTGAGGCTCAGGAAGATGATTCAGTGGAGGCTCTATAACAGCAACGGCAGGAGTTGACGTGGCAGTGCCATCAGCACCATCGCCAGCACAAACGGAACCAGTAGCAACAGGCCACTGCCAGCAAAAGCATTGATAGCGCCAAACTAAAAGAAATTAGCTCTTTGCCTATTTTGAAAGGACTTGTAGGCTTTCATAATACTATCTCACCTCCTTTTCCTGATGGCTTCCTCTCTGAGGGTTGGTGGACCTAATACTTCTGTCATCTGTGTCATCAGAGAAGAGGTTGGTGCTGTTTGTGTTTGGATCACTTGGATCAGACCCCACGAGGTCAATCTCATAGCTCAACATATTCTTCTCAGCAAGTCCTAGCTGCCAAAAACAAACGCTCACTCACATAAACTTCATGTCACGGAGATCGTTCATTTCCATAAGATAAACTTCAGATAGCAAAACAAACCATGCGTCTTCTTCTCCACATGTGTGTCCACAAGTTGAGAAGCTCGTTGGTCCGAAGAGGCTTCACAAGGTAGTCAGCTGCACCTAGCTTCAAGCACTTTACCACCACAGGGACCTCGTCTTGCCTCGACATCACTTAAATTGAAAGCATTCACAAGATTAGTTTATCATCATGccctcaaaagaaaaaaaaaacttagcaaAGTAGAGAAAGTAACAGTTCAGAAATGGATAAGCGAAAGAAGAAAGCTTACTAATGACAGGGATTCTCCGAAGATCTTTGTCACGTGTGATGTACCTCAGCATCTTCATACCCTTGGCCATTGGGAGATCAATCTCCGCCAGTATTATATCTATATCAGGCCCTTCTGCGTTAAGTGCATCAATCACCTGCCTTGCTGATTTTACTGACGTCACTACATTTCCCcaccccccaaaaaaaaacatccatCCACAATATTCATTGTATAAAAGAGCAAAAAATTATCATCTGCAATCTACAGTAAAGAGCTAACTCTAAAACCATACCTTGATAAGAACACTGTGAAAGGAGGGTGAAAACCTCTCCCAGGCTATTGGGATCATTGTCACAAAGCAAAATCCTAACTCTGCTTCTGTCAATGAACCCATCTCCTCCTCCCTTACACTCTCCGTTCAAATCCATGATCAGATTTACAGATAaccccacaaaaaaaaatctaaccaaAGATAATAATTTTCCACTAACAAAACATTAGAAAAGGGGgtttatacaaaaattaaagacaaaataaaaaacccAGACAAGAGAAAGTGCTATGATACTTCCATGGCCAAACCAAGAACTAGGGTTTCGGTACAGTGTCCCCCACAAAGCCGCCTAATTTGTCTATTTCAAAGTCACTTAATTTCACAACAACAAACCAAAAGTTACTCTTTTTATCCCCCAACCTAATCGTATAGCCATGGAAACGTAAAAGCTAAATCtaagaaccaaaaaaaagtcAAACTCTTTTATCTCCGGTTAAGTGTTGAGATCAAAAATCGATAGCAGCTCAGAAACAATCACCGGCGATCTGACGCAACGCCGGCGGTGAgatgaggagagagagagaagggacgGGGTTTTCCGACAAGAAGTGAGAAAAAcacgagaaagaaagaaagagagagagatatttgttttttgtcaATCAGAGGTCAAATAATGAGAGACGGACGGTGAAAGAGGGGAAATGGACGATGGTAATCTGAGGCGTTGATGAGGATGGACGGCGGAGATTGGAAGTTTCTCCGACAGTGCGCGTTGGTGGGACGCGCGGGGATATTTTAGGACAAGGAGGTGACGTGGAAGAGAAAAGCGCAGAGAAAATAAAGGAAAGAAAGTGGTGAGGATAGTTTGGTTGAGATAGAGAAAAGGCCACGTCACTATCTGGAAAATATCATAAGATATTTTTGATGGTGGAGATACAACCTAGATAAGATGCATCTCCAtatcaaaatcaatattttaaaattttgacaaaACAATTTGAGAAAATCTATGACCAAACCAAAATACCAAACATTAGGATGCTTTCCCATTTCGTCTTCGACTTTTTTTGTCGGCCGGGCTCGTTTAAtcaaatttgaaagaaaaaaacgagACAGGAATTTTTATTTCAGTTAAGATGTAAGATAGTATGATTTTATCACATATACTCTACAGACTACATTCAGTGGCGGTTCCAGGAAAAAAAATGACTGGGTTCAAGATGGtataacatatttttgaaaacaatcCATATATTCAAACACTAAGTCAATATTCGTGTGCAATACATGTGTGTATTTTAAATGGTACTGCATCCATTTTGTTATTCTCATAATCCAGTCTATATAATTTACATGACCAACAAAAATAGATGCAATGTGTACACTAGAAAACTTGTGTTAATGCCCATATATGGGTACCTCTCATTTTGTAGATTTTATATCCGATAAATGTCATATtcttgaccaaaaaaaacatagtgTCAGggtaaaaaatatgtttttttttttggtaaaaaatatgTTATCCTATTAGTGGTTGGGTGAACCAAATTGTTTTGTCGTCATAATCATAGAAATAGTTGTTAATAAGTAGGCTAAACTTTTATAGCAAGTAGTCGACGTCCTAgcaatattttttgtatttccGACTGGCTCTGTATAGACGCGAATCTGGTTCACCCAAGTGGACCAATGCGGCATAGAAAAGCATAACATATATCAAGTTTATTCGTTTGCAAGACACGTCTCGTACCGGTCAACCTTTTATTACGTTTTATTGACCAATTATATGAGTTTAATTAGTCGAAAGTTAGCTAACAACAAGAAGATATCGTGAAATTCGATCTTTCCATAAGAATATAGTATTTTATCATGTATCGCTTTGACTTCGGGGTAATCAATCCGGTTAGCATTTCTCCTTAGAACCGTCGTCTCCCGATTCTCGGTTTTATCCGGTTTGATTACGGTCTTGTACTTGATCTGTCTATTTGTATAACAGCCTTTGAACTGCAGTAGTTAGTGTTCTGCAAAAACCATGTCTTGTAGTGGGAACTGATTGTCGTGTTCTTTAGAAGAATTTACACCTGAGAAACGTGTATCTTCGTGTAGCATTTTCATAACCCTTTCAATGAGTAGACATCTCTAAAACTCTGAAGGAGCAAGTGCAGACCAACTGTTCGATAAAATTCCTCAGATAACGATGATTTCGATAGTCAGATCAAACGGGTTTGCATTTCTAACGAACACTTCAAAACCTACACGCTATTTATGCTCTCATCACTCGGTAGACCATGCATCGACGGAGTTGCAGGAAGAAGTTATTCGCATTGTTTCTTCCCACATTGGTGGTCTTGATGACCTTGAAGAAAACTTGAACAAGGTTTCGGTTTCTACATCACCCAACTTCGTTACCCAAGTGATTGACTCCTGTAAGAACGAGACTTCACCGAGAAGGCTGTTGAGATTCTTCTCCTGGTCTTGTAAAGGCCTTGGCTCCAGTTTACAGGACAAGGAGTTCAACCACGTCTTGAGAGTTTTGTCTGAGAAGAAGGACTACACAGCTATGCAGATACTCTTATCAGATATCAGGAAGGAGAATAGGGCCATGGATAAGCAAACGTTTAGCCTCGTTGCTGAAACTCTGGTTAAGATTGGTAAAGAAGAAGACGCAATAGGTATCTTCAAGATCTTGGACAAGTTTTCTTGCCCACGAGATAGCTTCACGGTGACGGCTATTATAAGCGCGCTCTGCTCAAAGGGACATGTGAAGAGAGCATTGGGAGTTATGCACCATCACAAGGACTTAGTATCCGGTAATGAATTGTCTGTGTACAGAAGTGTTTTGTTCGGTTGGTCGGTTCAAAGAAACGTGAAGGAGGCAAGGAGAGTTATACAAGATATGAAATCAGCAGGGATTGCTCCGGATTTGTTTTGTTACAACACAATGCTTACATGCTTATGCGAAAGAAACGTAATACGGAACCCTTCTGGTCTCGTCCCTGAAGCTCTGAACATTATGTTGGAGATGAGGTCTTACAAAGTCCAACCTACGTCTCTTAGTTACAACGTATTGCTTTCTTGCTTGGGAAGGACGAGGAGGGTTAAAGAGTCTTGCCAGATTCTAGAACAGATGAAGAGATCAGGGTGTGATCCAGACACGGCCAGCTATTACTTCGTTGTGAGGGTACTGTATTTGACAGGGAGGTTTGGTAAAGGCAACCAAACGGTGGATGAGATGATCGAGAGAGGACTGAGACCGGAACGCAAATTCTATTATGATCTGATCGGAGTTCTTTGTGGTGTCAAGCGGGTGAATTTTGCTCTTCAGCTGTttgagaagatgaagagaagcgCTGTGGGTGGTTATGGTCAGGTTTATGATCTGCTCATAGCAAAACTATGTAAAGGAGGAGAGTTTGAGAAAGGAAAGGAGCTTTGGGAAGAGGCAATGTCACTTGGTGTTATGCTGAGTTGCTCCATTGAGTTACTTGATCCTTGTGTCACAGAGGTTTTCAAACccatgaagaagaaagaagaggctGCTTTGGTGGATCCTCGTGCAGTCAACTTAAAGATTCGTCCTAAGGTGGATAGAGCCAAGCCGAAACTGAAACCGAAACCGAAACGCAGGAGCAAGACGAAAAAGAACATATGATGTAGCAGCCATGTATGTATCACAAAAAAAACTCAGGCAATGCAGAAGCAACGAGTGGGCCTTTAGATTCTATTGTTCTTATCTTGTCACAATAACGACAAGAATCTCTGTGTCCTCGTTGATTCTTATTACTTAAACTTGTAGTTTTTGAGATACTACAAAAGCCTTATATCAATTCGAATGTTTCTTATCTATAAGTAACTCGTTAATTTGAGCAATCTGATGCAAAAGCTTAGCTATTCTCTGCagcaaaaaaaacagagaaacaaaagaaactgtTAGATACAATGTAACCATTGGGCCATTTCAACGAAATCTTTGTAGGAGTAGGTAGGAACCTCGTCTCTCTTTGATAATCTCTCTAAGATGAGCTTTGGTTTCACCTTGGTGAAGTCGATGGCGAGCTCGGTTACGCATCCACCACCAGGTTACGACGAGAATAAACTGGATGAAATGAGCGGAGAGTCTCTGAGAAGGAACAGAGGCACGACAACTTTGACAATACTTGCGCAAGAAGAAGCTTCCACCAACGTTGGATGATATTGGTTTCGAGTGTTGTGTAGCAATAACCTGTTCTTCGCAGTTTAGGCCTTCATCTTCCACCATTTCTGTCGTCCCTagggtttgttttttttcacccAACAACGATGGAGCTTGTAACTGAAAACTTTCAAACATGTGCCACGCACGAGACGAGCTTGTGCCTGCGTTCCTCGATTCATTGCACTTCGttactttgtttttatttgtcaaCGATAATTATTTGCTTACCAAAacgaaatattatttacttcAAATACCATATGGTGTAATTGTCAAAAcgaaatttttatcaaaaagaaatGCAAACACTTGAAACCTATCTGGGAATAGATATGCTTTTTGCCATTTTTATTGCATTGCTAAAGGTTTTGTAGTTGTGCGCTAATAATCCTCAGTCTCTGGCTCGATATGAACGCAGTGACTTGGGTGCAAAGGAACTCAGCTTGATGATGAAAAGGTCAAACATAGTTTTGGATACAAGTCCATGACAATTATATATGGCTATCATATGAACCCATATTGATGGTAGTTTTGACCCAGTTAAGCCCAACATTTTAATGTGAACCTGCAAATTGGTTTATTATTCTGGTCTGCACAATACATATCTAAAGAAAACCATCTTCCCCTCCATTGATCTGTCTCATTTTTAAGGCTTACAACAGTTGTAGAGGGTACATATATCATATCAACTATATGTGTGCCAGCCATGcagtgttttattttttgtaaactagtGTTTGTCTCTCTTATAATTCGATAACTATTTCAATTATAGCTACAAAATGTGTCTTATAGCATGTTTCTAAGTCAACTTAAGTTTAGATAATTCTAAGATGTAATTATTCAATGAGCCATATGtatgtaattttatttcttgGCCACAGCTTTACAGATCACAAGTAAACATTCCAGCCGTACTTGCACGtgaatttctttttcttttgcaattCTAATAATTCGAGTTATGTAACAAGTACTCGTGTTGACAAagactaattaaataaattatccgAACTAATCCTAACGTTAATTTTGCTTAGTAGTCTTTTTTTGGACAACTTTTTGCTTAGTAGTCTCTTTTACGATTCAGTTCTAAATTCTTGCCTACGATCACacataaatgaaatatattatacgTCAACCAGTGAAACAAAGAACGGTATTTCTAGTTATGGTTATATATTCTATGATCTTAACACGTATTTAATACAGTTTAGAGTTAAATTCCAACATGAGATTTCAATATCAGTACGTAATACATACAAAAATGCATAATTCATTAGGTAGATTAGATGTCACAATATTCTGGATCGGTTGATAAAACAACACTATCCAAATCACACTTAAACAATGTTTGATGAGTTATTTGATCTACAAATTATATTGATGATAATGATTGTATACAAACAGTATTAAACATACTTTAAGATACTACTGATTTATTGATATATAATggcataataaatattttattagttggGGGTTGTGAGTGTAGattttaaactataaattatgaaaactaatCTTCTTCTTATCAAATAAATAAGTTTAAACTCAATAAAATAATTCCAGTTTTTTGTCAACAGAATACAATTCcagttagaaaaatataattgaaaaagtAATTAG
It contains:
- the LOC130505539 gene encoding LOW QUALITY PROTEIN: ribulose-5-phosphate-3-epimerase, chloroplastic-like (The sequence of the model RefSeq protein was modified relative to this genomic sequence to represent the inferred CDS: deleted 1 base in 1 codon), whose translation is MSSSVSTSLCCSSAQVNGFGLRPQRSLLYQPISFSFSRRRTHDGVVKATARVDKYSKSDIIVSPSILSANFAKLGEQVKAVECAGCDWIHVDVMDGRFVPNITIGPLVVDALRPVTDLPLDVHLMIVEPDLRVPDFIKAGADIVSVHCEQSSTIHLHRTVNQIKSLGAKAGVVLNPGTPLSAIEYVLEVVDLVLIMSVNPGFGGQSFIESQVKKISDLRRMCVEKGVNPWIEVDGGVTPKNAYKVIEAGANALVAGSAVFGAKDYEEAIKGIKTSKKPEAVAV
- the LOC108854620 gene encoding two-component response regulator-like APRR1: MDLNGECKGGGDGFIDRSRVRILLCDNDPNSLGEVFTLLSQCSYQVTSVKSARQVIDALNAEGPDIDIILAEIDLPMAKGMKMLRYITRDKDLRRIPVIMMSRQDEVPVVVKCLKLGAADYLVKPLRTNELLNLWTHMWRRRRMLGLAEKNMLSYEIDLVGSDPSDPNTNSTNLFSDDTDDRSIRSTNPQRGSHQEKEWPVATGSVCAGDGADGTATSTPAVAVIEPPLNHLPEPHHEPTKRSTNPAQFSSVPKKSRLKIGESSAFFTYVKSTVNGNGSVHPGMAEKLQVVASEVTKNNTKQTRGGKELTAQGENSVNGTLERSRTLPTPVELHSSKSYQEVPNSLERSRTLPPPMELHSTSRSCYQGAIDDTRVAAKDSSSQIDASRFAAQNAYPYYMHGVMNQVMMQSAGMMPQYGHQHPHCPPNHLNGMTGFPYYHHHPMNTSLQHSQMSQNGQVPLQNGQMPMVHHHHHHSWPQTQIGNHPSPNEVRVTKLDRREEALLKFRRKRNQRCFDKKIRYVNRKRLAERRPRVKGQFVRKMNGVNVDLNGQPEPDSADYDDEDEEDEEEEENRDSSPQDDALGT
- the LOC108854621 gene encoding pentatricopeptide repeat-containing protein At5g61370, mitochondrial; this translates as MISIVRSNGFAFLTNTSKPTRYLCSHHSVDHASTELQEEVIRIVSSHIGGLDDLEENLNKVSVSTSPNFVTQVIDSCKNETSPRRLLRFFSWSCKGLGSSLQDKEFNHVLRVLSEKKDYTAMQILLSDIRKENRAMDKQTFSLVAETLVKIGKEEDAIGIFKILDKFSCPRDSFTVTAIISALCSKGHVKRALGVMHHHKDLVSGNELSVYRSVLFGWSVQRNVKEARRVIQDMKSAGIAPDLFCYNTMLTCLCERNVIRNPSGLVPEALNIMLEMRSYKVQPTSLSYNVLLSCLGRTRRVKESCQILEQMKRSGCDPDTASYYFVVRVLYLTGRFGKGNQTVDEMIERGLRPERKFYYDLIGVLCGVKRVNFALQLFEKMKRSAVGGYGQVYDLLIAKLCKGGEFEKGKELWEEAMSLGVMLSCSIELLDPCVTEVFKPMKKKEEAALVDPRAVNLKIRPKVDRAKPKLKPKPKRRSKTKKNI